The following is a genomic window from Vicia villosa cultivar HV-30 ecotype Madison, WI unplaced genomic scaffold, Vvil1.0 ctg.001502F_1_1, whole genome shotgun sequence.
GACAAGAGAATTGATGATTGATTTCAACCAATGGGTTGGCTCAAGTTAATGAGAAGATAATGATCCCCTATGCATGCTTTGTGCTTATGTATGAGATATTTTTGttcttttgtgcaaattgatgCACATGATGCATATGACAGTTGGTCAATTTAGGTAATGAATTTACTGGATGGGTGTCAATGGGCAATGAAATTTTTTGAGTACCCATGGTGGGTAGGGCTTGGTTTTCAATGGAAAAGACCTAGCAAGATTGAAATTTTGATTTGATATTTTGGGAGATTgccccatgaatgatatgcatgattgctgaatgcatgctatgaatgaaaTTTATGGTTAGAATGTTTTGACATGTGCCCCAGTGGAGGGTaatgttttgttttttgttttgtgagGTGGAAAAAGGTCCCTTGGTAGAAGGTTTGAGCAAACATAATTCCCGACACCAATTCTGAGTTTGAGGACTTCTTGATATGGTATAGTCTGCTTGGACTGCTTGAAGGAAAGGTCTGGTTCTTGATTTGCCCCAGAATGCTGAGTATATGGAGAAACTTGCTTCAATAAAGTTTTGGTTTCAAATTGATGATCCTGAGATGACATGCCCCAGTCCTTgggaactttgaaatgaaaaTGCCCCAGTGAAGGACTCGTGATGTGACTTTGATGATGCCATTTTATGCTCTTCGAATGATTTCCATTATTGGAACTTCCTTGATGGAAAGTGTTGATTTGCAGATAAAACTATTCActtcaaaatggtaattttaatgcgacgtgcatgcgagttttgaaaacaaatcatttattgaaatgaaactgTGGTGTAAGATGAATAAATCCCAATGAGGATGCAATGGAAGTTTGAAATCAAAGATGTTAAAGATGATGTGATAACATGGTATCAAACAAATGATTAGTAAATATTCAGGAGTCAGGTTATcgcaaccttgctttagtatgctttcaaaagaaaccttgcttcaattaggactttcgaaggttgtaatgtggtcgggttcacggtttaagaaacaaaagatataggctcaaattttgattttaacccacccattcttcgtgatgtactccagtcctaagttcagttgacTCTCATAAGTATTCAACTTCCAAGAGAATTTGCAGATGATGTTTGAGAACCAATGAGTTCTAAGGTGGCAGTCACACACTCTTCTTTGGAAATCACACAAGTTCGTTCGTGTTTTTTTCTTTCGACTATGATCTTTTGAtctcttgttttttattttgacttttctatccctaatttttgcctaagtctcctttttaggttttgacttagcgggcttttctttgattttgttcttttttttttgaacaaactTGTATGACATTTGTTCAATGATATGAATTTGAGAGTTGCGACTGCCATATTGATGCTCCAAGGGAAACAACTGTTGTAAGCTTTGAATGTTCACTACTACTTCGACATTGTGTACGAAGAGAGGATGTGGTTGAACCTTTGATCGGGAATGGTTCCCATGAAATGATTCTCTTGGAAATCGGATGTATTAATCACTTTAACTgaacaactaccctgccccaggttttttGATTAAGGGTTTCAATTTCGTGCGGAAAGAAAACACCTACttctaaggctcaaaggggttaacaagggattatcatccttatatctccagtgtttggggatttgaaagaatgcctgtacatcatcaacaaagttttgtTTGAAAGCACACTGATGCAAATTGAGTATTcgtttttcgtcatcctccctctaaTCTTGCTTAGACTGAAAGCTGATAAAGAAAGTGAAGTGGAAGTgcatattttttgtaattttgaatttgtgtaagtgATACGAAAATGAAACAAGATAACACAATATGATTGGTTCAAAACaaaatgcaatgctcatttcattaaaattacgatTAAGGATTACAGAATTCAAATGCGACAAAGCACAGTACAAACCAGGAAAATTAAGAAATGAAAAGACAAATGTCTAGTAACTATCAGCAGCAAGGATGAGCTTTCCCGTCTGATAACTGGCTTTAGGAGCATCCCTTGTGTTTCAGCACTCACCGGGGTAGAGGATTAGTGACCACATTCGGATTAACATCTCGAAAGGTGAGCATCTTGCTCtcgatcaggtcttgaaccttctCCTTCAAAACCCAGCAGTCTTCAATGGAATGACCAACTACTCCACTATGAAAAGCACACTTAGCATTCGGATTATATCCTTTGGAGAATGGTGGTGTTGGAGCTTTAGTTGGCCTAGGAGCTATCAACGACTTATGGATTAGCGCAGGCCACAATTCAGTGTACGTCATTGGAATTGGGTCAATGCGGCGAGGCTCCCTTGGTGGATCTTTCTGAGGCCTATTCTGATTCTGCTGCCTATTCTGACTATGTTGAGCATTCTGAGGAACACTTTGTGAAGCATTCTGATGAGTACTTTGTGAAGCATTCTGATGGGAAGCAGCCCATGGTTGTTGATGCGATGGCATTGGGAAGTATGGTTGTTGATGTTGAGCAGCTGCGACATGCGGATACTGATAATAAGGCATGAATGGCGCTTGTGGATAAGTGGGGACTTGGTAGGGTTGTGGATTCTGAGTTCCTTCACCATTAGTCACAACAGCATTAGCTTCACCTTCCTTTTTTCTATGGAAGCTTCCAGGGAATCTCTTTGCTTGGTTGTTGTTGGATGATTCAGCAGCGTTCACAATCTTGCCACTTTTCAAGCCTTCTTCGACCCTTTCTCCAATGGTGACCAGGTCAGCAAAACTAGAAGAGACACTTCCAATCATTTTCTCATAGAAGACTGGCTGCAAGGTATCCATAAACATACCAGTAAGCTCTTTCTCAGCAAGAGGAGGTTCAACTTGAGCAGCTAGTTCTCTCCAGCGTTGGGCATATCCTTTGAAAGTTTCCCTATCTCTCATGGTCATAGTCTGAAGTTGTCTGCGATCAGGGGCTAAGTCcatgttgtacttgtattgttttAGGAAAGCTTCGCCTAAGTCTCTCCATGTTTGGATATGCTCCCTCTTCAAACTCATGTACCATTTCAGAGAAGCTCCAGCCAAGCTATCTTGAAAGATGTGAACGAGCAATTTGTCATTGTTGGCATAGGCAGCCATCTTGCGAAAGTACATAGTCAGATGATCTTTAGGGCAAGTGTGCCCCTTGTATTTCTCGAACTCAGGGATTTTGAACTTTGCAGGCACAGTCAAGTCAGAAACCAAGCAGAGGTTCATGGTATCAAATCCAAAGATGTCATTTCCTTCATCGACTTTCAATCTTTTCTCGAGGACATTGTACTTTTCTTTCACTTCTTCCACCTCGTGGTTGTGTTCTTGATCACCACGTTCGGAATCATCAACATGATAGACAAAAGGAGGAGGATGAACAGTAGTGTGAACAATCGGAGGCTGTTCAGCAATGACTGGTATTGGTGCAATCTGTTGCGCAGAAAGTCCTACTCCCAAAGTATTCGCGAATGGGGGAGTGTAACCAGGTGGTAAACCAAATTCTGGCCATGTAGAAGGTGGCCTTTGAACAGGAATGGGATCCTCAACAGCTTCGGAGACTTCAGCTATGACAGTTCTTTGGGGTTCAGCATCCCTA
Proteins encoded in this region:
- the LOC131635496 gene encoding uncharacterized protein LOC131635496, which translates into the protein MADQEQHNMEVRMEIDELKGSITKLTEMMQVLIARDAEPQRTVIAEVSEAVEDPIPVQRPPSTWPEFGLPPGYTPPFANTLGVGLSAQQIAPIPVIAEQPPIVHTTVHPPPFVYHVDDSERGDQEHNHEVEEVKEKYNVLEKRLKVDEGNDIFGFDTMNLCLVSDLTVPAKFKIPEFEKYKGHTCPKDHLTMYFRKMAAYANNDKLLVHIFQDSLAGASLKWYMSLKREHIQTWRDLGEAFLKQYKYNMDLAPDRRQLQTMTMRDRETFKGYAQRWRELAAQVEPPLAEKELTGMFMDTLQPVFYEKMIGSVSSSFADLVTIGERVEEGLKSGKIVNAAESSNNNQAKRFPGSFHRKKEGEANAVVTNGEGTQNPQPYQVPTYPQAPFMPYYQYPHVAAAQHQQPYFPMPSHQQPWAASHQNASQSTHQNASQSVPQNAQHSQNRQQNQNRPQKDPPREPRRIDPIPMTYTELWPALIHKSLIAPRPTKAPTPPFSKGYNPNAKCAFHSGVVGHSIEDCWVLKEKVQDLIESKMLTFRDVNPNVVTNPLPR